One genomic region from bacterium encodes:
- a CDS encoding efflux RND transporter periplasmic adaptor subunit, with protein sequence MQRRLVYALLLSAILLLWGAGCNNNKGKAEEVMRVPVEVASVQKSRVVQSLNFNGDVEAEFEVKVFSKIPDRIEKYYVDEGDLVRQGAPIARIFAATIEQGVRQAEAGLSAARAQEANVAVEYERAQRLFKENAMSKQQYDLVVTQYEAAKAALEQAQAGLLTARSTLADATITAPISGIIGKRYYEAGDMANPAMPVATVVQMERVKISIDATENDLGKIRLGQDAEIQVRSFEHESFSGKISKISPVLDPLTRMATVEVLVNNPERRLKPGMFARVRIVTGVIENTIAVPRYATVEKSAIEMIDGEEKVVTHYLVFVVQGDKAVQRQLQVSYVDHLQLAVTGGLTIGDQLVTVGQGSLRDGTPVKIISKGEASL encoded by the coding sequence ATGCAACGTCGTTTGGTATATGCATTGCTCCTTAGCGCCATCCTGTTGTTGTGGGGCGCGGGATGCAACAACAACAAGGGCAAAGCTGAAGAGGTCATGCGCGTCCCAGTGGAGGTGGCATCCGTTCAGAAAAGCAGGGTCGTCCAGTCCCTGAACTTCAATGGCGATGTCGAGGCGGAATTCGAGGTCAAGGTTTTTTCCAAGATCCCCGACCGGATTGAGAAATACTATGTCGACGAAGGAGACCTGGTTCGCCAGGGCGCTCCCATCGCCCGCATCTTTGCCGCCACCATTGAACAGGGGGTGCGTCAGGCCGAAGCGGGGCTCAGCGCCGCCAGAGCCCAGGAGGCCAATGTCGCCGTCGAATATGAACGCGCCCAGCGGCTTTTTAAAGAGAACGCGATGAGCAAGCAGCAATATGACCTGGTGGTGACGCAATATGAAGCGGCCAAGGCGGCCCTGGAGCAGGCGCAGGCCGGTCTGCTTACAGCCCGGAGCACGCTTGCCGATGCGACCATCACAGCCCCGATCTCCGGCATCATCGGTAAACGCTATTACGAGGCAGGGGATATGGCCAATCCGGCCATGCCCGTGGCCACTGTGGTTCAAATGGAACGGGTCAAGATTTCCATTGATGCGACTGAAAATGATCTGGGCAAAATTCGTCTCGGGCAGGATGCAGAGATTCAAGTGCGCAGCTTTGAACACGAATCCTTCAGCGGCAAGATCAGCAAGATCAGCCCAGTGCTCGATCCGCTGACCCGCATGGCCACGGTGGAAGTTCTGGTCAACAATCCGGAGCGCCGTCTGAAACCAGGCATGTTTGCGCGCGTCCGGATCGTCACCGGCGTGATCGAGAATACGATTGCCGTGCCGCGGTATGCAACCGTCGAGAAAAGCGCCATCGAGATGATCGACGGTGAGGAGAAGGTAGTTACCCATTACTTGGTTTTTGTCGTCCAAGGAGACAAGGCGGTGCAGCGCCAGCTGCAGGTCTCTTATGTGGATCATCTGCAGCTGGCCGTCACCGGCGGCCTGACTATAGGCGATCAGCTGGTTACAGTCGGTCAAGGCAGTCTGCGTGATGGTACCCCGGTGAAGATCATCTCCAAGGGGGAGGCCAGTCTATGA
- a CDS encoding TolC family protein encodes MRRNRTAPGIAILILVAALNLSAQERVTLTIQESVDMALAKNPEIRMAEKELAKARAGVWEATSNILPQVNGYANLQHAWDIQRQTIPNFLKPMLGPLVNMIPELSGMPDYVQLSFGMENTLTYGATLTQPLFLGGAGVSAIKMAAAGKRAAEQNLESKRQNLIYQTASAFYACLLAQELAAVQEEALGQAQANLDVVTKKFSVGSASGFDKMRAEVEVANLKPEVISAKNNLQLAVTGLRTVLGLPRATEIQMEGSLAYAEDDFSNMTLEEFQNRALTARPEILAMKEQKLISSKGVTVAASAFMPKLFFQTDYSYMAMKNSMRFTQGDFSKGFTSAVSLQLPLFTGFKNSKQYQKARLDQKIMGDTEKQLFDGIAADAEVSYNKFQEAKQKYLAAKESSSLAQEALRLANLMYAEGANTQLDVLNSQLAVNRAKLNYVSSLYEYQMARYQLRRAVGKLTAVL; translated from the coding sequence ATGAGGAGAAATAGAACTGCTCCCGGGATCGCCATCCTGATCCTGGTGGCTGCTCTGAACCTGAGTGCGCAAGAGCGTGTGACGCTGACCATCCAGGAGAGCGTCGATATGGCCCTGGCCAAGAACCCCGAAATCCGGATGGCCGAAAAAGAATTGGCCAAAGCCCGTGCCGGGGTCTGGGAGGCAACCTCGAATATCCTGCCACAGGTGAACGGTTACGCCAATTTGCAGCACGCCTGGGACATTCAGCGGCAGACGATCCCCAATTTTCTCAAGCCGATGCTCGGTCCCCTGGTGAATATGATTCCCGAGCTTTCGGGAATGCCCGACTACGTCCAGCTCTCCTTCGGCATGGAAAATACCCTGACCTATGGTGCCACGCTGACCCAGCCGCTTTTTCTCGGCGGCGCCGGGGTATCGGCGATCAAGATGGCTGCTGCCGGCAAACGGGCCGCTGAGCAGAACCTCGAGTCAAAACGCCAGAATTTGATCTACCAGACCGCCAGCGCCTTCTATGCCTGCCTGCTGGCCCAGGAATTGGCCGCTGTTCAAGAGGAGGCCCTGGGGCAGGCCCAGGCCAATCTCGATGTGGTGACGAAAAAATTCAGTGTCGGTTCGGCCTCCGGGTTTGACAAGATGCGCGCGGAGGTGGAGGTCGCCAATCTCAAGCCCGAGGTGATCTCGGCGAAGAATAATCTTCAGCTGGCGGTCACCGGATTGCGCACGGTGCTCGGTCTGCCGCGCGCGACTGAAATCCAGATGGAAGGGAGCCTGGCCTATGCCGAGGATGATTTCAGTAACATGACGCTTGAGGAATTTCAGAACCGCGCCCTGACCGCCCGGCCGGAGATCCTGGCCATGAAGGAGCAGAAGCTCATCAGCAGCAAGGGGGTGACGGTTGCTGCAAGCGCGTTCATGCCCAAACTTTTCTTTCAGACCGATTATTCCTATATGGCGATGAAGAACAGCATGAGGTTCACCCAGGGAGATTTCAGCAAAGGCTTTACTTCGGCGGTGAGTCTGCAGCTGCCGCTCTTCACCGGATTCAAGAACAGCAAGCAGTACCAGAAGGCGCGGCTGGATCAGAAGATCATGGGCGATACCGAAAAGCAACTTTTCGACGGCATCGCCGCCGATGCCGAGGTGAGTTACAACAAGTTTCAGGAGGCGAAGCAAAAATACCTCGCGGCGAAGGAGTCTTCCAGCCTGGCCCAGGAGGCCTTGCGCCTCGCTAACCTGATGTACGCAGAGGGTGCTAATACCCAGCTGGATGTGCTCAATTCCCAACTGGCGGTCAATCGCGCCAAGCTGAATTATGTCTCCTCGCTCTATGAATATCAGATGGCCCGCTACCAGTTGCGCCGGGCTGTCGGCAAACTAACCGCCGTTCTCTAG
- a CDS encoding replication-associated recombination protein A, which produces MDLFEEAAPETKSAGSDAPLAERLRPTSLDEFVGQAHLLGPDKIIRRAIESGQLVSMIFWGPPGTGKTTLARIIARESHSHFSALSAVTAGVADVRKIITQARERRRIGSRGTILFIDEIHRFNKSQQDALLHSVEDGTLLLIGATTENPSFEVIPALLSRCRVYKLEALTPDELGRILDRALTAEEGLKAQNLRLDPEARAMLITLAGGDARNALTALELAGRLAHPDEAGIRAIDCALVQEAMQRRTLLYDRQGEYHYDVISAFIKSVRGSDPDAALYWLARMLDAGEDPLFIARRLIILASEDISNADPHGLMVASAAFQAVHAVGMPEGRIVLAQAATYLACAPKSNASYLALEAASERVRQGDSVDVPLHLRNAPTKMMKDFGYASGYHYPHDFGGFTDQNYLPEALKGTVFYHPTENGIEKKIKERLLQLWPGRKR; this is translated from the coding sequence ATGGATCTTTTCGAAGAGGCGGCGCCGGAAACAAAGAGTGCGGGAAGCGATGCCCCCCTGGCGGAGCGTCTGCGTCCTACTTCCCTGGATGAGTTTGTCGGGCAGGCGCATCTTCTCGGGCCGGACAAGATCATCCGCCGCGCCATCGAGAGCGGCCAGCTGGTCTCGATGATTTTCTGGGGTCCGCCCGGTACCGGAAAAACCACCCTGGCGCGGATCATCGCCCGGGAGAGCCACTCCCATTTCAGCGCCCTGAGTGCCGTCACCGCCGGGGTGGCCGATGTCCGCAAGATCATCACTCAGGCCAGAGAGAGGCGGCGCATCGGCAGCCGCGGCACGATCCTCTTCATCGATGAAATCCACCGTTTCAACAAATCGCAGCAGGACGCCCTGCTGCACAGTGTCGAAGATGGGACACTGCTGCTGATCGGCGCTACTACCGAGAACCCGAGCTTCGAGGTGATTCCCGCCCTGCTTTCGCGCTGCCGCGTGTACAAACTGGAAGCGCTCACCCCCGACGAGTTGGGCCGCATCCTCGATCGTGCTCTGACCGCCGAGGAGGGCTTGAAAGCGCAGAATTTGCGCCTCGACCCGGAGGCCCGCGCCATGCTGATCACCCTGGCCGGCGGCGACGCCCGCAATGCCCTCACCGCCCTCGAACTCGCCGGCCGCCTCGCCCATCCCGACGAGGCGGGTATCCGCGCCATCGACTGCGCCCTGGTCCAGGAAGCGATGCAGCGCCGAACCCTGCTCTATGACCGCCAGGGCGAATACCATTATGATGTCATCTCCGCCTTCATCAAGAGCGTCCGCGGCTCCGATCCCGATGCCGCACTCTACTGGTTGGCGCGTATGCTCGACGCTGGCGAGGACCCCCTCTTCATCGCTCGACGCCTGATCATTCTCGCTTCCGAAGACATCAGCAATGCCGATCCCCATGGTCTCATGGTCGCCTCGGCCGCTTTTCAGGCCGTGCATGCTGTCGGCATGCCTGAAGGCCGCATCGTGCTCGCGCAGGCGGCCACCTACCTCGCCTGCGCCCCCAAGAGCAATGCCTCCTACCTGGCACTGGAGGCAGCCAGCGAGCGCGTCCGCCAGGGCGATTCCGTGGACGTCCCGCTGCATTTGCGCAATGCACCAACCAAAATGATGAAGGATTTCGGCTACGCCAGCGGTTATCATTACCCCCACGACTTCGGCGGCTTTACCGACCAGAACTATCTGCCGGAAGCACTCAAGGGCACCGTCTTTTACCATCCTACAGAAAACGGCATCGAGAAGAAAATCAAAGAGCGGCTGCTGCAGCTCTGGCCGGGGCGAAAGCGATGA
- a CDS encoding putative LPS assembly protein LptD: MMRQHPLFAFGWITLLLSTFLVLLPDQPQAQTRRASTPALPSAQPVPTADSQKAAKPRPASGIDTTIIYQAQQIDNDVQARKSYFTGDAQVHYKNMTLKAGRITIDWDTQTLTAEGIPDTVWVKNPAGGDSTRRTSFRGLPVLVENGSEMTGDKMIYNYKTERGRVLRGRTTFEDGRYLGAQIKLVGNKTFNVSNSIYTTCDLDSNPHFHFKARRLKMIVNERVIAKPIVLYLGHIPVAALPFAFFPTKTGRHSGIIIPRYGESTQEGRHLRGLGYYWAPNDYFDARATVDFFEKSGWLMELGTNYAVRYLLNGSIEGSFTRKNFTSGYNDRRWDLTVRHSQEFSPSSRLSASGYFISDNSYYKDLSTSLYTRLTRELRSNATYSKYWAEQKLSLSVNLSQVHDLQEDVTQTTLPQLSLRKSQTQLFKPGKAKSGAGTRRMNKWYNNLYLSYGANYSNTRREYLVITSSDTTKKADVNRSLNNSLDLSLSSPNKYFGFLAINHALSVEQDWYDRIHTFALNPATGGIDDQEESRLAVRHTFNYSASANTKIYGVIAPGIGDIQAIRHVITPSVSFSYRPDFSDRSWGYYVYLKDASGKTVKRDRFGGSTGSGGSQMVSMSVRNLFQMKRGRGEKTKKVDLFNMDFSTSYNFRAEQYRLSDLRSSWQANPARNFSLSAGTTHSFYAWDKNIARRVNRYLFESGGWRSGDLARLTALNLNFSLRFEGKGDKKQKPGAGADSSRAAGDSLRWDDNLTVEEENMLRRGRRFQDDRAFSQQSIPWRLNTTFNFSLDKSNPDRPVKRYYLDISGAELSLSRNLRIGYSAHLDLEKGSVTYHRMTFYRDLHCWEASVDWVPSGPGKRVYFRINIKSPSLSDIKLERFGGAGSVLGY, encoded by the coding sequence ATGATGCGGCAGCACCCCCTCTTTGCATTCGGCTGGATCACGCTGCTCTTGAGCACATTCCTTGTTTTGCTGCCGGATCAGCCGCAGGCGCAAACCAGGCGTGCCAGCACCCCCGCCCTGCCCTCGGCGCAGCCGGTCCCGACCGCCGATTCACAGAAGGCGGCCAAGCCTAGGCCGGCATCCGGCATTGATACCACCATCATTTACCAGGCCCAGCAAATCGACAACGATGTCCAAGCCCGCAAGAGCTATTTCACTGGCGATGCTCAGGTCCATTACAAGAACATGACCCTCAAGGCCGGCCGAATCACTATCGATTGGGACACTCAGACCCTCACCGCCGAAGGAATCCCCGACACCGTTTGGGTCAAAAATCCGGCCGGGGGTGACTCCACACGCCGAACCTCTTTCCGCGGTCTGCCGGTCCTGGTGGAGAACGGCTCGGAAATGACCGGCGACAAAATGATCTACAACTACAAGACCGAACGCGGGCGGGTCCTCCGCGGCCGCACCACCTTCGAGGATGGCCGCTACCTCGGTGCACAGATCAAACTGGTCGGTAACAAGACCTTTAACGTCTCCAACTCCATCTACACCACCTGCGATCTCGACAGCAACCCCCATTTTCATTTCAAGGCGCGCCGGCTCAAGATGATCGTCAATGAACGAGTCATCGCCAAGCCCATCGTCCTCTATCTCGGCCATATCCCGGTGGCGGCCCTTCCCTTCGCATTTTTCCCGACCAAAACCGGCCGCCATTCCGGCATCATCATCCCCCGTTATGGCGAAAGCACCCAGGAGGGGCGCCACCTTCGCGGCCTCGGCTATTACTGGGCCCCAAACGACTATTTCGACGCCCGCGCCACCGTGGATTTTTTCGAAAAATCGGGTTGGCTGATGGAACTGGGGACCAATTACGCCGTCCGCTATCTTCTGAACGGCAGCATCGAGGGGTCTTTCACCCGCAAGAATTTTACCTCCGGATATAACGACCGGCGCTGGGACCTGACCGTTCGTCACAGCCAGGAGTTCAGCCCAAGCTCGCGCTTGAGCGCCAGCGGCTATTTCATCAGCGACAACAGCTACTACAAGGATCTCAGCACCAGTCTCTATACCCGGCTGACCCGCGAACTCCGTTCCAACGCCACCTACAGCAAATACTGGGCGGAACAAAAACTCAGCCTCAGCGTCAACCTCTCACAAGTACACGACCTCCAGGAAGATGTCACCCAGACCACGCTACCGCAACTCTCGCTGCGTAAAAGCCAAACCCAGCTCTTCAAGCCCGGCAAAGCCAAATCAGGTGCCGGAACTCGCCGCATGAACAAATGGTACAACAACCTTTATCTCTCCTATGGGGCCAACTACAGCAATACGCGCCGGGAGTACCTGGTGATCACCAGCTCCGACACCACCAAAAAGGCGGATGTCAACCGTTCGCTCAATAATTCCCTTGATCTCTCTCTGTCCAGCCCCAATAAATACTTCGGTTTTCTCGCGATCAACCATGCCTTGAGCGTCGAGCAGGACTGGTACGATAGGATCCACACCTTTGCCCTCAATCCAGCGACCGGCGGGATCGACGACCAGGAGGAAAGCCGGCTGGCGGTTCGCCACACCTTCAATTATAGCGCTTCGGCCAATACCAAAATCTACGGCGTCATCGCACCGGGAATCGGCGATATCCAGGCCATCCGCCACGTCATCACTCCCTCGGTCTCCTTCAGCTATCGTCCGGACTTTTCCGACCGCAGCTGGGGCTATTATGTTTATCTCAAGGATGCCTCAGGAAAAACAGTCAAAAGGGACCGCTTCGGAGGGAGCACCGGCAGCGGCGGTTCACAGATGGTGAGCATGAGCGTACGCAACCTCTTCCAGATGAAACGGGGACGCGGGGAGAAGACTAAAAAAGTCGATCTTTTCAATATGGATTTCAGCACAAGTTACAATTTCAGGGCGGAGCAATACCGTCTCTCCGATCTGCGCAGTTCCTGGCAGGCCAATCCGGCGCGCAATTTCAGCCTCAGCGCCGGAACGACCCATTCCTTTTATGCATGGGATAAGAACATCGCCCGCCGCGTTAACCGCTATCTCTTCGAGTCCGGCGGATGGCGCAGCGGTGATCTGGCGCGGCTGACCGCTCTAAATTTGAATTTTTCGCTGCGATTTGAAGGCAAGGGCGATAAAAAGCAGAAACCAGGGGCCGGCGCCGATTCCAGCCGTGCGGCAGGCGACAGCCTGAGGTGGGACGACAATCTGACGGTGGAGGAAGAGAACATGCTCCGGCGCGGCCGGAGGTTTCAGGACGACCGGGCCTTCTCCCAGCAGAGCATCCCGTGGCGTCTCAACACAACCTTCAACTTCTCCCTCGACAAATCCAACCCCGACCGCCCGGTAAAACGCTATTATCTGGATATTTCAGGGGCTGAACTAAGCCTGAGCCGGAACCTCCGCATCGGCTACAGCGCCCATCTTGACCTCGAAAAGGGAAGTGTCACCTACCATCGCATGACCTTTTATCGCGATTTGCACTGCTGGGAGGCTTCCGTCGACTGGGTGCCTTCCGGACCTGGAAAACGCGTCTATTTCCGCATCAACATCAAATCCCCGAGCCTCAGCGACATCAAGCTCGAGCGTTTCGGCGGCGCTGGCAGTGTGCTGGGATACTGA
- a CDS encoding single-stranded DNA-binding protein, producing MKNGMEVHPRSTGVVVDSKEYAFPSVNRVAIAGRLIQDPPLRWTTRGVPVTNFVIVTSPESEPNLPEGLERPPCYISIVVWAQQAVQCNKFLRKGNSVMVIGELQSMPNHAPERNYFPVQVNAQWIQYLEKGEASPGEAEFSD from the coding sequence ATGAAGAATGGAATGGAAGTGCACCCCCGTTCAACCGGCGTAGTTGTGGACTCCAAGGAGTATGCCTTCCCCAGCGTCAACCGTGTGGCTATCGCCGGCCGCCTGATTCAGGATCCGCCGCTGCGCTGGACGACACGAGGCGTGCCGGTCACCAACTTTGTCATCGTCACCTCGCCAGAAAGCGAACCCAATCTGCCCGAGGGCTTGGAACGGCCGCCCTGCTATATCAGCATTGTCGTTTGGGCCCAGCAAGCGGTGCAGTGCAATAAATTTCTGCGCAAGGGGAACTCGGTAATGGTCATCGGTGAGTTGCAATCGATGCCGAACCATGCCCCTGAGCGCAATTATTTCCCCGTTCAGGTCAATGCCCAATGGATTCAGTATCTGGAAAAAGGGGAGGCTTCGCCCGGCGAGGCGGAATTCAGCGATTAG
- a CDS encoding methylated-DNA--[protein]-cysteine S-methyltransferase, whose protein sequence is MKEILYTIIPWASGDILIAGPEGALSRLGFMRGRSEAELLLPFGGQCTVRKAPGFLPEVQEQLRRYLAGERVEWRVKIELPYGTAFQRSVWQELQRIPWGQTSTYGELAARLGKPQAMRAVGGANGANPVAIIIPCHRVVAAHGRLGGYSGGLEVKRALLHLEGIAL, encoded by the coding sequence ATGAAAGAGATCTTGTATACGATCATCCCCTGGGCTTCAGGGGATATCCTGATTGCCGGACCGGAGGGGGCGCTGAGCCGACTCGGTTTCATGCGCGGGCGGAGCGAAGCCGAGTTGCTGCTTCCCTTCGGGGGGCAGTGCACCGTGCGCAAGGCGCCCGGTTTTCTGCCAGAGGTGCAGGAACAACTACGGCGTTACCTTGCCGGCGAGAGGGTGGAGTGGCGGGTCAAAATCGAACTTCCCTATGGTACCGCCTTTCAGCGCTCGGTCTGGCAGGAGCTGCAAAGAATCCCCTGGGGCCAGACCAGTACCTATGGTGAATTGGCCGCCCGGCTGGGCAAACCGCAGGCGATGCGAGCGGTCGGGGGCGCCAACGGTGCCAATCCAGTGGCCATCATCATCCCTTGCCATCGAGTCGTGGCGGCCCATGGCCGTCTCGGCGGCTACAGCGGCGGGCTCGAGGTGAAACGGGCGCTGTTGCATCTCGAGGGGATTGCACTTTGA
- a CDS encoding carboxypeptidase regulatory-like domain-containing protein, translating into MKQTATKGLVFLLLLLVPVGVWAQGLTTAALNGRVVDNNQQPLIGANIMAVHQPSGTTFGINSRADGRYNIPGMRVGGPYTITARFVGYKTEKIENVYLTLGQDMRIDFILPQESIDFGQVVTTAERDPIMSASRTGAATTISTQTMQMLPTISQRIEDFARLTPQYNPSGYGFSFAGQDNRMNNVTVDGSYFNNSFGLSGQPGDRTGVAPISLEAIEQLQINIAPYDVRQGNFVGAGVNTVTKSGTNEFSGSIYGLTRDQSLVGTKARDLKFDPGTFSYNRYGARLGGPIIKNKLFFFVDAESDKLTQPGTTYTARTDASQAVAGMTTRVLASDLDALSAYLKKNFNYETGPYQGYDHETPALRFIAKIDYNLNNRNKLSLRYNHLNSDTDVLLSNSSSLGYGSRRSNSTGLNFQNSNYKIKENIRSIVGEWNAMIGANMANNLIIGYTYNDESRDSRGELFPMVDILEGGSVYTTFGFEPFTPNNELRYKTFQLQDTWTIYGPKHNWTFGASLERYYSENVFFPGSQGIYVYNSLADFYTDANDYLANPNRTVSPVKLATFQKRWINIPGMKKPIQPLKVWYAGIYGQDEMQINKNIRLTAGLRLDVPFFEKTGFDNVNADTTHFLDENGDVVQYKTDKLPDANIHFSPRFGFNWDVKGDRSTQVRGGTGIFTGKPAYVWISNQIGNTGMLTGFEKLTNTTARPFNPNPHAYEPANVTGAPAASYELALTDPNFKFPQIWRSNLGVDQKLPWGLIGTAEVLYGRDVNGIYYINANLPKAQTNFNGADNRPRYTSNRINNTKGNVVENAIVLKNQNVGYSYNIIAALEKPFSNGFYGKVAYSYGIAKNTVDPGSIASGSWTGNAINWDPNNPVNAYSATSAGSRIIGALSYRFEYLKMGATTVALFLDGFSVGNASYIFSGDLNGDGATGNDLIYIHKDKSEMNFQEYKSGSVTFTAAQQADAWDAYIKQDKYLSKHRGEYAGRNAVRLPMVYRADLSISQDLFTDFLGKRNTLQFRVDFINFTNMINKNWGVSKKMVSNSPLVVPKTGAADSEGKATYTLRSFSGKLMDHTFDYNATLSDVYRVQFGLRYNFN; encoded by the coding sequence ATGAAGCAAACCGCTACCAAAGGACTGGTGTTCCTGTTGCTGCTGCTCGTGCCGGTTGGCGTTTGGGCCCAGGGCCTCACCACCGCGGCTCTGAACGGCCGGGTTGTTGACAACAACCAGCAGCCGCTGATCGGCGCCAACATTATGGCTGTCCATCAACCCAGTGGAACGACCTTCGGCATTAATTCCCGCGCCGACGGCCGTTATAACATCCCCGGCATGCGCGTCGGCGGTCCTTACACCATCACCGCCCGCTTTGTCGGTTACAAGACGGAAAAGATCGAGAATGTCTACTTAACCCTGGGTCAGGACATGAGGATCGATTTCATCTTGCCGCAAGAGAGCATCGATTTTGGCCAGGTGGTCACGACGGCCGAGCGCGATCCCATCATGAGTGCCTCGCGCACCGGCGCCGCCACCACCATCAGCACACAGACCATGCAAATGCTGCCCACCATCAGCCAGAGGATCGAAGATTTCGCCCGGCTGACCCCGCAGTACAATCCCTCCGGCTATGGCTTTTCATTCGCCGGCCAGGATAACCGCATGAACAATGTCACGGTGGACGGCTCCTACTTCAATAACTCGTTCGGTCTTTCGGGCCAGCCTGGTGACCGCACCGGTGTCGCCCCCATTTCTCTGGAGGCGATCGAGCAGCTTCAGATCAACATCGCCCCTTACGACGTCCGCCAGGGTAATTTCGTCGGCGCCGGCGTCAACACCGTAACCAAGAGCGGCACCAACGAGTTTTCCGGCTCCATCTACGGTCTGACTCGCGACCAGAGCCTCGTCGGTACCAAGGCGCGGGATCTAAAATTCGACCCGGGCACCTTCAGCTATAACCGCTATGGCGCCCGCCTCGGCGGCCCAATCATCAAAAACAAACTCTTCTTCTTCGTCGATGCCGAAAGCGACAAGCTGACCCAGCCGGGCACCACCTATACGGCCAGAACCGATGCCAGCCAGGCCGTCGCCGGAATGACCACCCGCGTTCTCGCTTCGGATCTGGACGCCCTGAGTGCCTATCTGAAGAAGAATTTCAATTACGAGACCGGTCCGTACCAGGGCTATGATCATGAGACCCCGGCTTTGCGCTTCATCGCCAAGATCGATTACAACCTCAACAACCGCAACAAGCTGAGTCTGCGGTACAACCACCTGAATTCGGACACGGACGTGCTGCTCTCCAACTCCTCTTCGCTGGGATATGGCTCACGCCGCAGCAACTCAACCGGTCTGAACTTCCAGAACTCGAATTACAAAATCAAGGAAAACATCCGCTCAATCGTCGGCGAGTGGAATGCCATGATCGGTGCCAACATGGCCAATAACCTCATCATCGGCTATACGTACAACGACGAAAGCCGCGATTCGCGCGGCGAGCTCTTCCCGATGGTCGACATCCTCGAGGGCGGTTCGGTTTATACCACCTTCGGCTTCGAACCCTTCACGCCGAACAATGAACTGCGCTACAAGACCTTCCAGCTGCAGGACACCTGGACAATCTATGGTCCCAAGCACAACTGGACCTTCGGCGCCAGCCTCGAGCGCTACTATTCGGAAAACGTTTTCTTCCCGGGATCTCAGGGCATTTATGTCTACAATTCGCTGGCTGATTTCTACACCGATGCCAACGATTACCTTGCCAATCCCAATCGCACCGTCTCCCCGGTCAAGCTGGCGACCTTCCAGAAGCGCTGGATCAACATCCCCGGCATGAAGAAGCCGATCCAGCCTCTCAAAGTCTGGTATGCCGGTATCTACGGCCAGGATGAGATGCAGATCAACAAGAATATCCGCCTGACTGCTGGTCTGCGGCTGGATGTGCCCTTCTTCGAGAAGACCGGCTTTGACAACGTCAATGCCGACACCACCCACTTCCTCGATGAGAACGGCGACGTCGTCCAGTACAAAACCGACAAGCTGCCAGACGCCAACATCCATTTTTCGCCGCGTTTTGGTTTCAACTGGGATGTCAAGGGCGATCGATCGACCCAGGTCCGTGGCGGTACCGGTATCTTCACCGGCAAACCCGCCTACGTCTGGATCTCCAACCAGATCGGCAACACCGGCATGCTGACCGGCTTTGAAAAACTCACCAATACCACAGCGCGTCCTTTCAATCCCAATCCCCACGCTTACGAGCCCGCAAATGTGACCGGAGCGCCTGCCGCGAGCTACGAGCTGGCTCTGACCGATCCCAATTTCAAGTTCCCGCAGATCTGGAGAAGCAACCTCGGTGTGGACCAGAAGCTGCCCTGGGGCCTAATTGGAACAGCTGAAGTCCTGTATGGCCGCGACGTCAACGGCATCTACTACATCAACGCCAATCTGCCGAAAGCGCAGACTAATTTCAACGGCGCTGATAACCGGCCGCGCTATACCAGCAACCGCATCAACAACACCAAAGGCAACGTGGTTGAGAATGCGATCGTCCTGAAGAACCAGAATGTCGGCTATTCCTATAACATCATCGCCGCCCTTGAAAAACCCTTCAGCAATGGTTTCTATGGCAAGGTGGCCTACAGCTACGGCATCGCCAAGAACACGGTCGATCCGGGCTCCATCGCCTCCGGCTCCTGGACGGGCAATGCGATCAACTGGGATCCCAACAATCCTGTGAACGCCTATTCCGCTACCTCCGCCGGATCGCGTATTATCGGCGCCCTTTCCTACCGCTTCGAATATCTCAAGATGGGTGCCACGACGGTGGCCCTCTTTCTGGATGGGTTCTCGGTCGGTAACGCCAGTTACATTTTCAGCGGCGATTTGAATGGCGACGGTGCCACCGGCAATGATCTGATCTACATCCACAAAGACAAGTCCGAGATGAATTTCCAGGAATACAAATCGGGCAGTGTCACCTTCACTGCGGCCCAGCAGGCGGACGCCTGGGATGCCTACATCAAGCAGGACAAGTATCTGAGCAAGCACCGCGGTGAGTATGCCGGCCGCAATGCGGTCCGGTTACCGATGGTCTATCGTGCGGATCTCTCGATCTCCCAGGACCTGTTCACCGACTTCCTCGGCAAGCGCAACACCCTGCAGTTCCGCGTTGATTTCATCAATTTCACCAACATGATCAACAAGAACTGGGGTGTGAGTAAAAAGATGGTATCCAACTCGCCGCTGGTGGTACCGAAAACCGGCGCTGCGGATTCCGAGGGCAAGGCGACCTATACGCTGCGCAGCTTCAGTGGCAAGCTGATGGATCACACCTTTGACTACAACGCGACCCTCAGCGATGTCTACAGAGTCCAGTTCGGTTTGCGCTATAATTTCAACTGA